ACAGGTACTGTTTAATGTTATTAGCATTAACCCCAACATAGACGGCAAATTTGCTATTGAAGTAAGTGAGCTTGCCACTAAGCTAGCCAAATACCTTCAACTAAGCCCTGAGGACGTTAAGCGAGTGCGCTACGCAGGACTCATTTGTGAACTTGGCTTGCTAGGGCTAAATACCGACGATTTTCTAGCCCCGTTCTCGAAGCTTAAGTATCAACAACAACAGAACTACTTAGACCAAACTAAACAAGCTGCGCTCATGCTCGCGCCAGCCACTGAATTACAGCCAGTGTCAGACATGATTGAATTTCAATTCGAGCATTATAACGGTGCTGGCCCCCGTAATGTGGTGGCGAAAGAAATTCCCATAGGTGCCCGTATAGTCTCAATAGCTAGAGATTACTGGCGCTTAGTCACTGGCCGAATGAGCGGTGAAGAAATGACACCGCGGGATGCCAAAGCCGAAATGAAAAAACATACCAACACGCGGTATGACGGTGAGATTTTATCCTTCTTACTTGCAGATGACGATGTGAGCACATCAAAATACATTTACAACACGATGAAAGCTTCGCAGCTAAAAGCGGGCATGGTATTAGCTAAAAATTTATATAATGATAGCCATATCCTTATACTGCCTGAAGGGCATACTTTCACCGACGCCACTATTCAAAAGCTAACTCAATTTGAAGAAGAGCGACGTCGTGCATTCAGTATTTTGATTGAGCCAGATACGCCGTTAGATGAAACCGAAGAAGGGGCTGCGCCTCAAGACACCTGATCTTAAGTGTAGCTGTGGAGGTACCCATAAAGCCGGTATAAAGAGGCACTAAGGCAATTAGCGCTTCTTTGTTTTTTGTAACAGATACCCACGATAATGAAATCTTCTACCTTGCACCTCGGTCTCTTAAACGCGTATACAGTGTGTATTCCTTCAATTTCGTGTCACAATAAATGACAATTTTAGGCCTAACGGATAATAAGGCGGTTAACATGAAACATTTTGATTATATCTGCATAGGCGGCGGGAGTGGCGGCATTGCGTCTGCAAACCGTGCCGCCAAGCATGGTAAAAAAGCAGCCATTATTGAAGCTAAAGATATTGGCGGCACCTGCGTTAACGTAGGCTGTGTGCCTAAAAAAGCCATGTGGTACGGCGCACAAGTTGCCGAAGCTATTCACCGCTACGCACCAGAATATGGTTTTGATATCACTGTAAACCACTTCAGTTGGGATAGCCTAATTGCCAGCCGCCAAGCTTATATCGAACGCATTCATGCATCCTATGATCGCGCACTTACGGCTAACGACGTAACCCTTATTCGTGGTTTTGCTAAGTTTGTAGATAACAACACTATTGAAGTGGATGGTGAAACCTATACCGCAGACCATATTACCATTGCCACTGGTGGCCGCCCTGTCATTCCTGATATTCCTGGCGCTCAGCACGGTATTAACTCAGATGGCTTCTTTGCACTAAAAGAACAACCTAAAAAAGCGGTTGTAGTAGGTGCAGGTTACATTGGCGTTGAGCTTGCTGGCGTATTGCATAGCTTGGGTACAGAAACCCACTTAGTAGTGCGTAAACATGCTCCGTTACGTAACTTCGACCCTATTATTCACGAAACCTTGGTTGATATGATTCATGCTGAAGGCTGCACATTACACAACCACGCCAGCGTTGAAAAAGTAGAACGCGGTGAAGGTAAGCACCTTTCAATTCATCTTACAAATGGTGAAGTCCTTGAAG
The nucleotide sequence above comes from Alteromonas naphthalenivorans. Encoded proteins:
- a CDS encoding response regulator, translated to MNDTTDQNADVYTVLFVDDEPNILRAIKRALFSLKVNLLLADSGAKALEIMKENEVHVIISDMKMPQMSGAELLQQVAELYPESYRLVLTGYADIESTIKAVNEGKIHRYLQKPWDNKELISAIEDGLERVKLKNENTRLQKLTRLQNRKLKEVNTSLEQMVHKRTRQIKAALNKIEKHNLAMEQVLFNVISINPNIDGKFAIEVSELATKLAKYLQLSPEDVKRVRYAGLICELGLLGLNTDDFLAPFSKLKYQQQQNYLDQTKQAALMLAPATELQPVSDMIEFQFEHYNGAGPRNVVAKEIPIGARIVSIARDYWRLVTGRMSGEEMTPRDAKAEMKKHTNTRYDGEILSFLLADDDVSTSKYIYNTMKASQLKAGMVLAKNLYNDSHILILPEGHTFTDATIQKLTQFEEERRRAFSILIEPDTPLDETEEGAAPQDT
- the gorA gene encoding glutathione-disulfide reductase, which encodes MKHFDYICIGGGSGGIASANRAAKHGKKAAIIEAKDIGGTCVNVGCVPKKAMWYGAQVAEAIHRYAPEYGFDITVNHFSWDSLIASRQAYIERIHASYDRALTANDVTLIRGFAKFVDNNTIEVDGETYTADHITIATGGRPVIPDIPGAQHGINSDGFFALKEQPKKAVVVGAGYIGVELAGVLHSLGTETHLVVRKHAPLRNFDPIIHETLVDMIHAEGCTLHNHASVEKVERGEGKHLSIHLTNGEVLEADCLIWAIGREPSTDVIAIENTDVELSENGTVKVDKYQNTTAKNIYAVGDITGEAELTPVAVKAGRLLSERLFNGQEDAHMDYSMIPTVVFSHPPIGTMGLTEPEAIAEYGEDKVKVYSSSFASMYTAVTRHRQMTKMKLVCAGEDEKVVGLHGIGHGMDEILQGFAVAIKMGATKADFDACVAIHPTSAEEYVTMT